In one window of Rhinoderma darwinii isolate aRhiDar2 chromosome 7, aRhiDar2.hap1, whole genome shotgun sequence DNA:
- the LOC142657510 gene encoding uncharacterized protein LOC142657510 → MDASAGRSPQGRTVGQVSSAGAGGGVSWPAVSRASVEGGVTMAMSLVERSVSAVTWQRYSAVWQVWEALLDNAQAGIADRQACLLYFIGNAYSEGSSAAMVARSLSALAFWFKKKGEEDVTKSFLVRQAMKGFRRGSAVRDLRKPVSFELLVAICDLLREVCVSAFEVRLFTLAFSLAFFGAFRISELVSASKSVAGGLLYADVDWDGSCLSCLLRRSKTDQEGRGFVVRLYELPGSRVCPVRCFREFIAVRPEGPASLLVHADGLSLSKFQFSQVFKKFILLSGRGGAGFSSHSFRIGAATEAARWGLSPVMVKKIGRWESDRYRLYVRPHLL, encoded by the exons atggacgcgtccgctgggaggtcacctcagggacgtacgg tgggacaggtttcgtctgctggcgccgggggcggagtctcatggcctgccgtgtccagagcatctgtggaaggtggtgtgacaatggcgatgtcgctcgtggaaaggtcggttagtgcggttacgtggcagaggtacagtgcggtatggcaggtatgggaggctttgttggATAATGcacaggcaggtattgcagatcggcaggcgtgtttgctgtattttataggaaatgcgtacagtgaggggtcgtctgcagcaatggtcgctcgcagtttgtcggccttggctttttggtttaagaagaaaggtgaggaggacgtgactaagtcctttctggtgcggcaggcaatgaagggtttcaggaggggttccgcagttagggatctcaggaagccggtgtcatttgagctgttggtagcaatttgtgatttgttgagggaggtttgtgtttcagcatttgaagtgcggctatttacactggccttttctttggcgttctttggggcgttccggatatcggagttggtgtcggccagtaagagtgtggctgggggtttattgtacgctgatgtggattgggatggctcctgcctttcttgtttgctccgtagatctaagacagatcaggaggggagaggttttgtggtgcgtttgtatgagttaccagggtcgcgggtgtgcccggtccgctgttttcgggagtttattgcggtgaggcctgagggcccggcatccttgttggttcatgcagacgggctgtctctgtcaaaattccagttttcacaggtgttcaaaaaatttattctgttgtccggcagaggtggagcaggttttagctctcattcctttagaattggcgcagctacggaagcagctcggtggggtttatccccggtgatggttaagaagatcggcaggtgggagtcagaccgatataggttgtatgtgcggcctcacttgctttga